A genomic stretch from Pararhizobium sp. IMCC21322 includes:
- a CDS encoding methylglyoxal synthase, producing METAAPKKSGRARLALIAHDEKKTALVEFAMRHRAALQNFDIVATGTTGGRLKTACPNLSITLMRSGPLGGDQQIGAMIAEGTINGLIFFIDPLTPMPHDVDVKALMRLAVVYDIATALNEATAELMIVDPARLSDPLPIDRREREPKVTQ from the coding sequence ATGGAAACTGCGGCTCCAAAAAAATCGGGCAGGGCGAGGTTGGCCCTGATAGCCCATGATGAGAAGAAAACAGCGTTGGTGGAATTTGCCATGCGCCATCGCGCAGCGTTGCAGAATTTCGATATTGTCGCCACAGGCACAACAGGCGGGCGACTGAAGACTGCCTGTCCGAATTTGTCGATCACTCTTATGCGCAGTGGCCCACTGGGCGGTGATCAGCAAATTGGCGCGATGATTGCTGAGGGAACCATCAACGGGCTGATTTTCTTCATCGATCCACTGACACCAATGCCCCATGACGTGGATGTAAAGGCATTGATGCGCCTCGCTGTCGTTTACGATATTGCTACAGCTCTCAATGAAGCAACGGCGGAATTGATGATCGTCGACCCGGCACGCCTGTCTGATCCCCTGCCAATTGATCGGCGGGAGCGCGAACCGAAAGTAACACAATAG